Part of the Gigantopelta aegis isolate Gae_Host chromosome 15, Gae_host_genome, whole genome shotgun sequence genome is shown below.
ATCAGAACGATtggaaactttaaaaaacacgttttcttgtgtgtgtgtgtgtatatgcgtgtgtgtgtgcgtgcgtgcgtgtgtgtgtgtgtgtgtgcgtgttatTTTAGTTTAATAGGCTCTGTTAGTAGTGACTTTTAGTTCTGGGAGGGACTGCACACTCACAGCACCCCCTCACCTCGGATCCGCGCCTTACTTTTCTTATAATGTCCGAGAAATCAGTATGGTAACACAGCATACCACAACTGATGTTTGCAGACATCATTTTAACAGTTGCATACTCTTGTCTTTCTCGGCGTTGAAATGTCAGTGTAAAAGTAACACAAGTAACAAGCACATAACAAATGGCGCTGTAAGGAGATTTCCCACAATTCCGTCTATGACTGTCCCGAAAACTGTCGGGTATCTGGCATAAAGCTGACCAATCGAACCGCACGTTACATTTTCCCTCCCGTCGTCATAGATAATAACTTTGCAGGTAAAGTTTGGCCCGTTACAAAAGTCCGTGTCACACAGTCGAAGACAGATCTGTTCTCCTTCAAACGTGGCGCAAGCCGATTGGTTGTTTGGCCGGAGGTTTTCAAGATGGCGGATTCTTTGAGAGTTGTTTTTGATGTTGTAGGAGAAATGCACACCGTCACTACAATCTCGGCGAAAACTGAGCAGCTCTCctaaaataaagacaataatgatgatgatgatgatgatgatgattatgatgattattattattattattattatgatgatgatgattattattattatagttatgttcataatgatgatgatgatgataataataatagtaataataacaataatgatgatgacgatgatgatgatgatgatgataacaacaaaaccaacaactattataacttattattattattatcatcatcatcatcatcatcgtcgtcactattatcattatcataagtagtagtagtagtagtacttacTTACCtcctgtgtgtctgtgtgtttcgATGAGACAGTAATAGTTACAGTACTTACCTCCTGTGTGTTTCGATGAGACAGTAATAGATACAGTACGTTACtcttgtgtgtctgtgtgttttagACAGTAATGGTTATAGTACTTACCTCCTGTGTGTTTTGATGAGACAGTAATAGTTACAGTACTTACCTCCTGTGTGTTTCGATGAGACAGTAATAGTTACAGTACTTACCTCCTGTGTGTTTCGATGAGACAGTAATAGTTACAGTACTTACCtcctgtgtgtctgtgtgttttagACAGTAATAGTTACAGTACTTACCTCCTGTGTGTTTCGATGAGACAGTAATAGATACAGTACGTATCtcctgtgtgtctgtgtgttttagACAGTAATGGTTATAGTACTTACCTCCTGTGTGTTTTGATGAGACAGTAATAGTTACAGTACTTACCTCCTGTGTGTTTCGATGAGACAGTAATAGTTACAGTACTTACCTCCTGTGTGTTTCGATGAGACAGTAATAGATACAGTACTTACCtcctgtgtgtctgtgtgttttagACAGTAATGGTTACATTGTTACctcatgtgtgtctgtgtgttttagACAGTAATAGTTACGGTACTTACCTcctgtgtgtctatgtgtttcGATGAGACAGTAATGGTTACAGTACTAACCTcctgtgtgtctatgtgttttAGACAGTAATAGTTACATTACTTACCtcatgtgtgtctatgtgttttAGACAGTAATAGTTACATTACTTACCTcctgtgtgtctatgtgtttcAGATAGTAAGTTACAGTGCTTACCtcctgtgtgtctgtgtgttttagACAGTAATAGTTACATTACTTACCtcatgtgtgtctatgtgttttAGACAGTAATAGTTACATTACTTACCTcctgtgtgtctatgtgtttcAGATAGTAAGTTACAGTGCTTACCTcctgtgtgtctatgtgtttcAGACAGTAATAGTTACACTGCTTACCTcctgtgtgtctatgtgtttcAGACAGTAATAGTTACAGTACTTACCTcttgtgtgtctatgtgtttcAGACAGTAATAGTTACATTGCTTACCTcctgtgtgtctatgtgtttcAGACAGTAATAGTTACAGTACTTACCTCCTGAGTGTCTATGTGTTTTAGACAGTAACAGTTACAGTATTTACCTcctgtgtgtctatgtgtttcGATGAGACAGTAATAGTTACAGTACTTATCtcctgtgtgtctgtgtgtttcatACAGTAATAGTTACAGTACTTACCtcctgtgtgtatatgtgttttagACAGTAATAGTTACATTACTTACCttttgtgtgtctatgtgttttGATGAGACAGTAATAGTTACAGTACTTATctcctgtgtgtatgtgtgtttcgATGagatagtaataaaaacagtacTTACCTCCTGTATCTGTGTGTTTTAGTCAGACAGTAATAGTTTCAGTATTTACCTCATGTTTATCTGTTTCGATGAGACAGTAATAGTTACAGTACTTACCtcctgtgtgtttatgtgtttcGATGAGACAGCAATAGTTACAGTACTTACCTcctgtgtgtctatgtgtttcatacagtaataattagTACTTACCTCCTGTGTGTCTATGTTTCAGACAGTAATAGTTACAGTACTTACCTcctgtgtgtctatgtgtttcGATGAGACAGTAATAGTTACAGTACTTACCtcctgtgtgtttatgtgtttcGATGAGACAGCAATAGTTACAGTACTTACCTcctgtgtgtctatgtgtttcatacagtaataattagTACTTACCTCCTGTGTGTCTATGTTTCAGACAGTAATAGTTACAGTACTTACCTcctgtgtgtctatgtgtttcGACGAGACAGCAATAGTTACATTACTAACCTcctgtgtgtctatgtgtttcAATGAGACAGTAATACTGTACAGAGTTGTTTTGATTGAGAAACTGGCGGGAGCAGTCCTTGGCGTATTTGCCCTCTCTATTGGAACCATGACTTTTGAGTTTATTCAAGTCCGTCTGACACTCTTGGTTGTCCTTCACACTGCCGCACTGGTAGCACCATATCGACTCTGTAaggacaaaaaataaaatacaatgtcGGTCTCTGGTCGGAACAAAGTTTAAGAACTGATGcagcaatgttttgttttgttgttgttgtttgttttgtttgttgttgttgttttttgttgttgttgtttttatctttcttttcttttttttctttttttcttttattgttgttgttgggggtttttaaggttttttttttttttttttttttttttttttaaatcatggaTTGCagagaaaaggtgggtatatttaaTACTGAAATAAGGGACATATTTAgattgaaatcagaatgcaaGTCCTCGTTCATGCGCGATGGCATTTTGGATCCAAATGCGATTTTACGTCATAGCAAGAAAATCCCGGTAAAAATAGACGTCATACCGcgggaaataaaaacaaaacaaatgctgACGCGCGAAGGTCAAAATCGACGCGCGCGATGGCTAGAGACTAGAAAtctattttgtttggcctaatagacgatacaggcccgtaggaacgactttgggagtggGGAGAGGGGGGCACTGACGGTTATATCAGATTTGGGTTACattggcaaacattaatgtgataaaaaaaaaggctcacaagttgggggcgcacacacacacacacacacacacacacacgcacacgcacgcacgcacgcacgcacacacacgcacacgcacacgcacgcacacgcacgcacacgcacacgcacacacgcacacacacacacacacacacacacacacacacacacacacacacacaccgttcctacgggcctgcgaTAGACACAAAGCTAGATAGACGGACGGAAACAAAACTAGATTAGTGGGGCGaataacaaaatagttttgCACTTTCggttaaaagcatgaaactttgCACATATATACTTTGACCAATTACAAGCATTTTCAGATAGGGACGCAAGTcaagagccccccccccccccccccccccccccggtggcCACGGAGGATCTACAAATGTCTCCCACCCCCTTTTACTTTTAGTGGGGCAGCtgacaaaatgacaaaaacatattGGGCACTTTTGGTCAAAAGCATGAAACTTCTGAATACTAGGGGTGCTACGTGTTCCATTTTCTAAGCCTCTTTTGAGAATCAGTTTCTGgactaaaaaaaagtttgtttgttttgtttaacgacaccactagagcatatttgttaattaatcatcagctattggacgttaaacatttgataattgtgacatatagtcttagagagaaaaccgctacatttgtttttcattagtagcaaggaaactttttatatgcaccatcccacagacaggatagcacataccacggtctttgaaatgccagttgtggtgcactggctggagcgagaaatagcctaatgggccttCCGACAGGGgccgatcccagaccgaccgcgcatcaagcaagcgttttacctatggactacgtcccgcccctcgatTGCAGAATCATTAATTTCAATGGATGGTTTGCTTTTGACGTCATGGAactggcccagtggtaaagcgctcgcctgatgcgcggtcggtgtaggatcgattcccgtcggtgggcccattgggctatttctcgttccagccagtgccccacaactgatGTAAGAAAGGCCAAGGTAGGcctatgcactatcctgtctgtgggatggtgcatataaaagattcctttttGCTAATcggacatcgctgaccaatcacagcatcggtaacatgtgacaatctcgaaagcaatatcaaaaattaaccgccgaaacctttttttttaacatatcgtgacaaacacgacacgtttccacggacgctgacgctgccaactttgtttacaataacaagggaatctataaggaacgttgcgattcgttgcaatcagatctcatcgcatccaatgaaatttaagcattttgtggcacgatttcttgatgacatgtatcaaggctgaatacgaggaacgaatattagccttgatttatgaagatggccTGAAAGCTTTCCACCATGTAGTTCCACCATTCTACTTAAAATGATAATCGCAATCCAGTTACAAAATGCCTGGTGATTCGTTTGGAACcctatacagctgtttggtagtaaaataagaaagttaaaagttaaagttgttttgtttaacgacaccactatctTCTCTGTGTagatcaaagatcccttgctgctaatggaaaaatatagcgggttttctctctgagactatatatcaaaactaccaaaatttggacatccaatagccgatgaccggcctcggtggcgtcgtggttaggccatcggtctacaggctggtaggtactgggttcagatcccagtcgaggcatgggatttatgggtaggtgtaaatcacttgcaccgaccaatgatccataactggttcaacaaaggccatggtttgtgctattctgcctgtgggaagcgcaaataaaagatcccttgctgctaatcggaaagagtagcccatgtagtggcgacagcgggtttcctctcaaaatatgtgtggtccttaaccatatgtctgacgctatataatcataaataaaatgtgttgagtgcgtcgttaaataaaacatttctttttctttccaatagcccatgattaataaatcaatgtgctctagtggtttcgtttgGGTTCTAGCGGTTTCGTTGAACAACAaacttttttcctctttttttaatCCTGTTCTACCCGCGATCAGTTTCGTTCGTGACACAACAATAATCATTTTCCTCGCTAGCATGCTAGACAACAAAGACATGACGTTGGTAGGGCTATATGAAACACAACACTTCAAATGTGCGGACATTGTGTGGGCTATCATGTTACAAACAAGTCTTAACCTACAGAATACGGGTGTTACGTCAAAGAAGGAAGTATGTGCCATGAACCAGGTAAAGCTTTGTCGAGTTCCAGTCGACTGTTGAGTGTATAGATATACCAGCTATATACCTGTCCTGTTTTACAGAAAACATATATTTCATGACAAGAacccccctccaacccacccccctcaaaaaaaaacccacacaaaaaacactagCAGTTGTAAAGGGAGATCTCGTAACACTGAGTTGATGCATACCATTCTAtaaatgtgcgtgtgtgtgtgtgggggggggggggggggggttgggctatttttgtttccatctagttcactggtatatcaaaggccgtggtatgtgatatcctgtctatacaagatcccttgctactactggaaaaatgtagcgggtttcctttctaagactatatgtcaaaatcactaaatgtctgacatccaatagctgatgattaataaatcaatgtgctcaaaaggtgtcgttaaacaaaacaaactttaaaacaaactttagcatcGCACGCATCCAGTGTAAACGCTCAGATTGAaactaatgttgttgtttttttagctgGACCGCACGCATGCGCCGAATCCAGTGTGTATGAGCCGTAAAGGGACTGTCCAATGTTTGCAGCCATTGtcagatgtttgcgataaccgatccttgttggcgactactatttcatactaaatacattttcttgtttagaataccagtgtctgtatatcgaatgtgtttgcggacgtatactaatgtttgtagcactccggttttactttaattcgtgatatatatatatatatatatatatatatatatatatatatatatatatatatatatacagtagaatctcgttggctcgacctcggaagggtcgatcacACCGCAACCCGAGATTTTTGttcggtaaacccttatattaactgctgaagggtcgaacacgtccagggtcgactataagccttcgctcgaactaaattgtCGGTCCCATCTATGttaatagctatatttccctcgaactggtgatccatcaaatatcaattaggccaaataaaaataaaaaaagagttggtgatcgtccttttgatcacacaaatcgggggggggggggggggggggggggggggagaggttgtggttttttctgtgaaaaactttataaacCCCTGGAGACCAGGAGTAGCAGTCAACAGCGCATGCGCCTGGATGTTGTAGTTCCTTCAATGGCCGCCAGATGGACCTGGTGATGGTTTAACCCGTTACGGTGCTTACGaaagttgaattgctgctatctcgacgcatttttaacagtttttaacaaactaaaaaat
Proteins encoded:
- the LOC121390658 gene encoding uncharacterized protein LOC121390658, which gives rise to MNGPSLIFFSLLCLYLYTPESESIWCYQCGSVKDNQECQTDLNKLKSHGSNREGKYAKDCSRQFLNQNNSVQYYCLIETHRHTGGELLSFRRDCSDGVHFSYNIKNNSQRIRHLENLRPNNQSACATFEGEQICLRLCDTDFCNGPNFTCKVIIYDDGRENVTCGSIGQLYARYPTVFGTVIDGIVGNLLTAPFVMCLLLVLLLH